In one Bryobacteraceae bacterium genomic region, the following are encoded:
- a CDS encoding TraM recognition domain-containing protein has protein sequence MIRDSYTDTPYRDRQSLSASPIFVCTALAGLILFTLWFLGTKAYHFTDLQMAEFLVYFILAIGVPGITVWVLMKRREWKENQRRYPPLVMSPAMDARHVGKAWDQSAVVLGYDVHGRPWLWPDKVRVMQGIVVGMTGSGKTTLLKNIITQDLTRRAGPAQDRHRIPMVIFDGKGDLDFFYELLPHINRAGRLGDLRLINPARPDLSCLYNPFHTSDENYMAQVNMVFGSFNLHDEFFAKHQLNYLADIVRILHYTGVAFNFYDVIVMALDEEVLREQIEKARKHIQADRGVSMQRGLNFEMSVRNLLESFSDRDRVPKIQGLLNECMTFLDDELSVITGPYEDLLSIDDVIDQELILFVTLNINKNTEPVRALGKMLLQNLQLVVGKRYESEEERKRRNRPILSVVLDEFAPFGYRNFAQILQTARGTNTAFLFSMQSLPQLLQVGKGFKDDVTSAPNTKIAMRTQDEETSRFFIRASAEHTVTKRTVSLVREQMFGWERFERGTSGSEREEREYRAEDERIKNLPKGQMQILMTDDTEGTLHRHLHVRMPPDVELRGFEMELAPRLRQSRLEVQGANLRFKDPGLAASFGRRMHGRR, from the coding sequence ATGATTCGAGATTCCTACACGGATACCCCCTACCGCGATCGGCAGTCGCTATCGGCGTCTCCGATCTTTGTGTGCACCGCACTGGCGGGATTGATTCTGTTCACGCTTTGGTTCCTCGGCACGAAAGCCTACCATTTCACCGACCTTCAGATGGCGGAATTCCTGGTCTACTTCATCCTTGCGATCGGCGTGCCGGGCATCACCGTCTGGGTCCTAATGAAACGGCGAGAGTGGAAGGAAAACCAGAGACGGTATCCGCCCTTGGTGATGAGCCCGGCCATGGACGCCCGGCACGTCGGGAAAGCATGGGACCAGAGCGCCGTGGTGCTCGGCTACGACGTGCATGGAAGGCCGTGGTTGTGGCCCGACAAGGTGCGCGTCATGCAGGGAATTGTCGTGGGCATGACGGGCAGCGGCAAGACGACTCTTCTGAAAAACATCATCACCCAGGATCTGACTCGGAGAGCCGGGCCTGCTCAAGACCGACACAGAATACCCATGGTGATCTTCGACGGAAAGGGCGACCTTGACTTCTTCTATGAACTGCTGCCGCACATCAACCGGGCCGGCCGGCTCGGCGATCTGCGCCTGATCAATCCGGCGCGGCCAGACCTCTCGTGCCTGTACAACCCGTTCCACACCTCCGACGAGAACTACATGGCGCAAGTGAACATGGTCTTCGGATCTTTCAATCTGCACGATGAGTTCTTCGCCAAGCACCAACTGAACTACTTGGCCGACATCGTTCGCATCCTTCACTACACGGGCGTGGCCTTCAATTTCTACGACGTCATCGTCATGGCGCTGGATGAGGAGGTCCTCCGCGAGCAGATCGAGAAGGCACGCAAACACATTCAAGCCGACCGCGGGGTCTCCATGCAACGCGGGCTGAACTTTGAAATGTCCGTGCGGAACCTGCTCGAGTCGTTCAGTGACCGCGACAGGGTGCCAAAGATTCAGGGCCTGCTCAATGAGTGCATGACGTTCCTGGACGACGAATTGTCGGTCATCACCGGCCCCTATGAAGATCTGCTATCGATCGACGATGTGATCGACCAGGAGCTGATCCTGTTCGTGACGCTCAACATCAACAAGAATACGGAGCCGGTGCGCGCACTTGGAAAGATGCTGCTCCAGAACCTGCAGCTTGTCGTTGGCAAACGCTACGAAAGCGAAGAAGAGCGGAAACGGAGAAACCGCCCCATTCTGAGCGTGGTCCTGGACGAGTTCGCACCGTTCGGGTACCGGAATTTCGCCCAGATATTGCAGACGGCGCGCGGCACTAACACGGCCTTTCTCTTTTCAATGCAGAGCCTGCCGCAGCTTCTTCAGGTCGGCAAGGGCTTCAAGGACGACGTCACCAGCGCGCCCAACACGAAAATCGCGATGCGGACGCAGGACGAGGAGACGTCCAGATTCTTCATCCGGGCGTCGGCCGAGCACACCGTGACGAAGCGAACCGTGTCACTGGTGCGAGAGCAGATGTTTGGTTGGGAGCGATTTGAACGAGGTACGAGCGGTTCGGAACGGGAGGAACGGGAATACCGCGCCGAGGACGAGAGGATCAAGAACCTGCCAAAAGGGCAGATGCAGATCCTCATGACCGACGACACGGAAGGGACTCTTCACCGCCACCTGCACGTCCGCATGCCTCCAGACGTCGAACTGCGGGGCTTCGAAATGGAGTTGGCGCCGCGACTGCGCCAGTCGAGACTGGAGGTCCAGGGAGCGAACCTTCGGTTCAAGGACCCGGGACTGGCGGCTTCCTTTGGGCGGCGAATGCATGGAAGGAGGTAG
- a CDS encoding Rad52/Rad22 family DNA repair protein: protein MQDTAMTNGSPVLPAVAMNGQCTAAWAATAFTPERVRELVAGLEEPFDASEIKWRVTNTCKVGGPKGPRDRGQMLAYADPRAYTDRLNDLFAPSGWTRDYTVQMVQNFERKERGATERTITAKIVVTCKVTIYGLGTHAGLGEEWADNDNAGTAAEAQAFKRACSCFGLGRYLYDLEGQWVDLDDKKRPLETPKLPDWARPKRQESRGGSRATGKHQANGQQPTGANGVARHGRGGLFRDELLGQVKALCGTVGFCLSKGVLQAVAKVEDPDKIRDMAKLTAAFDKLQDLARGVERLRAAVTKTGDQRYSALCRELNLASESIDDIPDRTVLRRLVETLEGEGSSTQTPAGTGDGAAGEGKQSGAASLSELRGRLLHEANRVSGATRRPLAEVINQAAKGSFTFANLKTLGEADIGKVVTALAEIQRMETAA from the coding sequence ATGCAGGACACAGCGATGACAAATGGATCGCCGGTACTCCCGGCGGTCGCGATGAATGGACAGTGTACCGCCGCCTGGGCGGCGACGGCATTTACACCGGAACGGGTTCGGGAACTGGTAGCGGGACTGGAAGAACCGTTCGATGCCAGTGAGATTAAGTGGCGTGTGACGAACACGTGCAAGGTCGGCGGGCCAAAAGGTCCTCGGGATCGGGGTCAGATGTTGGCGTATGCCGATCCGCGCGCATACACCGACCGGTTAAACGACCTGTTCGCGCCGTCGGGCTGGACCCGTGACTACACCGTTCAAATGGTCCAGAACTTCGAGCGGAAGGAACGCGGCGCGACGGAACGGACCATCACGGCGAAGATCGTGGTGACGTGCAAGGTGACAATCTATGGCCTGGGCACACACGCGGGGCTCGGCGAGGAGTGGGCGGACAACGACAACGCCGGCACGGCAGCGGAAGCCCAAGCATTCAAGCGGGCATGTTCGTGCTTCGGGCTTGGCCGCTACCTGTACGATCTGGAGGGACAGTGGGTGGATCTCGACGACAAAAAGCGCCCACTGGAGACGCCGAAACTGCCGGATTGGGCACGCCCAAAGCGGCAAGAGAGCCGCGGCGGGAGCCGCGCGACCGGTAAACATCAAGCCAATGGCCAGCAACCAACAGGGGCCAACGGCGTGGCGAGACATGGCAGAGGCGGCCTATTCCGGGATGAACTGCTCGGACAAGTGAAGGCGCTTTGCGGAACGGTCGGCTTCTGTCTCTCCAAGGGAGTGCTGCAGGCTGTTGCGAAGGTCGAGGATCCAGACAAGATCCGCGACATGGCGAAGCTGACGGCTGCGTTCGACAAGCTGCAGGACCTGGCGCGCGGCGTTGAGCGACTGCGGGCGGCTGTGACGAAGACCGGAGACCAACGCTACTCGGCATTGTGCCGCGAGTTGAATCTGGCAAGCGAGTCGATCGATGACATCCCGGACCGGACGGTGCTCCGTCGGCTGGTAGAAACGCTCGAGGGGGAAGGTAGTTCCACGCAAACACCGGCCGGTACGGGCGACGGCGCTGCCGGTGAGGGAAAGCAGAGTGGCGCGGCGAGCTTGAGTGAGTTGCGGGGCCGGCTACTCCACGAGGCGAACCGCGTGTCTGGTGCGACAAGACGACCGCTTGCCGAGGTGATTAACCAAGCGGCGAAGGGATCATTCACCTTCGCCAACTTGAAGACTCTCGGTGAAGCCGACATAGGCAAGGTGGTGACTGCGCTCGCCGAGATCCAGCGAATGGAGACTGCCGCGTGA
- the rnhA gene encoding ribonuclease HI: MTLKEVALFTDGSCLGNPGPGGWACILRYGKHERILRGVELRTTNNRMELVAAINGLLVLTERCRVMVITDSRYLQQAMTAYLVRWQGLGWCNSRGEAIANGDLWERLASVAGQHETRWRWVRSHGSDPDQDRCDALAKEAARTLAAGGTAKAA; the protein is encoded by the coding sequence GTGACATTGAAGGAAGTAGCGCTCTTCACGGATGGATCGTGCTTGGGAAATCCGGGACCCGGTGGATGGGCGTGCATTCTGCGGTATGGGAAGCACGAGCGCATCCTGCGCGGCGTTGAACTGCGGACGACGAACAACCGGATGGAACTGGTGGCCGCGATCAACGGACTGCTGGTCCTGACTGAAAGGTGCAGAGTCATGGTGATCACCGATTCCCGATATTTGCAGCAAGCGATGACGGCGTACCTTGTACGCTGGCAGGGCTTGGGTTGGTGCAACAGCCGTGGTGAAGCCATCGCCAATGGGGATTTATGGGAACGATTGGCATCAGTGGCCGGCCAGCACGAAACGCGTTGGCGGTGGGTCCGTAGCCACGGATCTGATCCAGACCAGGACCGCTGCGATGCTCTCGCGAAAGAAGCGGCGAGAACATTAGCGGCGGGAGGGACGGCCAAGGCGGCCTGA
- a CDS encoding DUF1257 domain-containing protein, protein MSAYGEFATIMCEERFLVEGLSNMGYHVEVSSQGAALVGYQGDERPEKAHVIIRRAHLDSASNDIGFARGTDGRFRAILSEYDRSIGYSDQWLGKVQQHYKESQTLAVAKAKGYIFRGKEVVQTPNGPQIRLQFVAR, encoded by the coding sequence ATGTCGGCATACGGTGAGTTCGCTACCATCATGTGCGAAGAACGGTTTCTGGTCGAGGGGCTCTCGAACATGGGGTATCACGTTGAAGTTAGTTCGCAGGGCGCTGCGTTGGTGGGGTATCAGGGCGATGAGCGGCCGGAGAAAGCGCACGTGATCATCCGGCGCGCGCACCTTGACAGCGCCTCCAACGACATCGGATTCGCGCGCGGCACCGACGGGCGCTTCCGGGCGATCCTTAGCGAGTACGATCGGAGTATCGGGTACAGCGACCAGTGGCTTGGAAAAGTGCAGCAGCATTACAAAGAGAGCCAAACCCTGGCGGTCGCAAAGGCGAAGGGCTACATCTTTCGTGGCAAAGAAGTCGTACAGACGCCGAATGGACCGCAAATCCGCCTGCAGTTTGTCGCGCGATAG
- a CDS encoding DUF3368 domain-containing protein, producing MTVVADSTPCIYLARLGDLGILQKLFGCIVLPEAVWRELTVEGHLPGASEFQAGLDRWVTVQATRQTDLDGIIQAEKLERGEVEAIQLARELRAEALLLDEQRAVEYARSLQLNVVRTPTIYVAARKAGWIDSVRERLDRLREAGFWLRDRDYAAVLDACGETPEV from the coding sequence ATGACGGTTGTGGCCGACAGCACGCCCTGCATCTACCTGGCGCGGCTCGGCGATCTCGGAATACTTCAGAAACTGTTTGGATGTATCGTTCTTCCCGAGGCCGTTTGGCGGGAGCTCACCGTTGAAGGCCATCTGCCCGGCGCGAGCGAATTTCAAGCAGGGCTGGACCGTTGGGTGACGGTGCAGGCCACTCGGCAAACCGACCTTGACGGGATCATCCAAGCCGAGAAGCTCGAACGCGGTGAGGTGGAGGCGATCCAGTTGGCGCGAGAATTGCGTGCCGAAGCGCTTCTTCTCGATGAGCAACGCGCTGTCGAATATGCGCGATCGCTGCAACTCAACGTAGTTCGGACTCCCACCATCTATGTCGCTGCACGCAAGGCTGGCTGGATCGATTCCGTTCGCGAACGACTCGACCGATTGCGTGAGGCGGGCTTCTGGCTGCGCGACCGAGACTACGCGGCGGTGCTCGATGCCTGCGGAGAGACGCCTGAGGTGTGA
- a CDS encoding UPF0175 family protein — MPATLHFDWDLPEGALREPFAQDLVDTIKREATLRLFAESKISSGYAAKMLGMQRQEFLDLAGERHIPLTAYGPGDLAAETVVLDQFIRDRRTE, encoded by the coding sequence ATGCCGGCCACCCTCCATTTCGATTGGGACCTCCCTGAAGGAGCCCTCCGGGAGCCCTTCGCGCAGGACTTGGTCGACACAATCAAGCGTGAGGCTACGCTGCGGCTGTTTGCGGAAAGCAAGATCAGCTCAGGCTATGCTGCGAAGATGCTAGGCATGCAGCGCCAGGAATTTCTTGATCTCGCGGGCGAACGCCACATCCCGCTGACAGCCTACGGGCCGGGAGATTTAGCGGCTGAAACGGTTGTCCTCGATCAATTCATTCGCGATCGTCGCACTGAATGA
- a CDS encoding 4Fe-4S single cluster domain-containing protein has translation MVLHSFVPASRANGPGLRSVVFFQGCSLHCPGCWNPSSQKFRGIELTVLEMAQRFEEATQLESLEGVTFSGGEPMQQAEALLELMREIRGVAPAVSLGMFTGYTEKELATGRYVTRPRATAEQKRELWRTIQQLLDFAVMGRYDQRQPAMEPLRTSRNQRLVLCSNRYQDCDFGPQLVEISIEESGKSVLTGFPVLGVPA, from the coding sequence ATGGTTCTACATTCTTTCGTGCCGGCGAGCCGGGCTAACGGACCCGGGCTACGGTCTGTGGTATTTTTCCAAGGTTGTTCATTGCACTGTCCCGGATGCTGGAACCCGAGTTCGCAAAAGTTCCGCGGCATTGAACTGACTGTGCTCGAAATGGCACAGCGATTTGAGGAAGCAACCCAGTTGGAGTCCCTGGAAGGGGTTACTTTCTCCGGTGGCGAACCGATGCAGCAAGCAGAGGCGCTGCTGGAACTGATGAGAGAAATCCGCGGGGTGGCGCCTGCGGTGAGCCTCGGGATGTTCACCGGCTACACGGAAAAGGAGCTGGCAACCGGGCGGTATGTGACGCGCCCCAGGGCAACAGCGGAGCAGAAGCGCGAACTGTGGCGGACGATTCAGCAGCTTCTGGATTTCGCTGTCATGGGTCGTTACGACCAGAGGCAACCGGCGATGGAGCCGCTGCGGACGAGCCGGAATCAAAGGCTCGTGCTGTGCAGCAACCGCTACCAAGACTGCGATTTCGGACCGCAGCTCGTCGAGATCAGCATCGAGGAAAGTGGGAAATCCGTACTCACGGGATTCCCTGTGCTCGGCGTTCCTGCCTGA
- the ssb gene encoding single-stranded DNA-binding protein, with amino-acid sequence MYEEPKGAKKKMLGLNSIQIIGNLGGTPDLKFLNDGRSQVVNFSVAVNERWKNRDGDPQERTTWLRIVAFNGVGQACAEHLTKGDGVYVEGRLQVREYEDKDGNQRTSVEVVAAKVRFLGRGNNNGDEKRPVPGQPQAKKAQTSVPVDDFNQGEADDSVPF; translated from the coding sequence TTGTACGAAGAACCGAAAGGAGCAAAGAAAAAAATGCTGGGTTTGAATAGCATCCAGATCATCGGGAATTTGGGCGGCACGCCGGATTTGAAATTTCTGAACGACGGCAGGTCTCAAGTGGTCAACTTCTCGGTGGCCGTCAATGAACGGTGGAAGAACCGTGACGGAGATCCTCAGGAGCGAACCACATGGCTGCGGATCGTCGCATTCAACGGAGTTGGGCAGGCCTGCGCTGAGCACTTGACCAAGGGAGACGGCGTGTATGTGGAAGGCCGCCTCCAGGTGCGCGAGTACGAAGACAAGGACGGCAACCAGCGCACCTCGGTCGAAGTGGTCGCGGCCAAGGTGCGGTTTCTCGGCCGCGGAAACAACAACGGCGACGAGAAGCGGCCGGTTCCCGGCCAACCACAGGCCAAAAAGGCGCAGACGTCAGTTCCTGTGGATGACTTCAATCAAGGGGAGGCTGACGATAGCGTGCCTTTCTAA
- a CDS encoding PRTRC system protein E gives MNTPETGIAGGFFAQLMPMLADRTVMMIVSKADEQHLTVSVIPKRMKDSENAALATPLCCTGTPEELDHELPKQVREFVAGHVALSANLADIQREREETEKAAREELKKKQKTVGNGGAKSKASEPKPKEEDKPATTPPLPPMLSLFDSPSQEEAKTPRAITTGGDGRTTTTTTTEVTHASQGDAS, from the coding sequence ATGAACACACCAGAGACAGGAATTGCGGGCGGCTTTTTCGCCCAACTGATGCCGATGCTCGCCGACCGCACGGTGATGATGATCGTGTCGAAGGCCGACGAGCAACACCTGACGGTTTCCGTCATTCCGAAACGGATGAAAGACAGCGAAAACGCGGCGTTGGCAACACCGCTCTGCTGCACTGGAACCCCTGAAGAACTGGACCATGAACTCCCGAAGCAAGTCCGTGAATTCGTAGCCGGCCACGTCGCGCTGAGCGCCAACCTCGCCGACATTCAACGGGAGCGAGAGGAAACGGAGAAGGCTGCGAGGGAAGAACTCAAGAAGAAACAAAAGACGGTGGGGAACGGTGGAGCAAAAAGCAAGGCGTCCGAACCGAAACCAAAGGAGGAAGACAAGCCTGCTACCACGCCGCCGCTACCGCCGATGCTAAGCCTCTTCGATTCGCCAAGCCAAGAGGAGGCGAAGACGCCGCGCGCGATTACTACCGGCGGCGACGGCCGAACAACAACAACAACAACAACGGAGGTGACCCATGCAAGCCAGGGCGATGCGTCGTGA
- a CDS encoding PRTRC system protein C, with amino-acid sequence MRREFSFQGLKFPDPDSKMTVEDVRGVLAMQYPEIATAAITGPEAVGDTMKYTFERAIGSKG; translated from the coding sequence ATGCGTCGTGAATTTTCGTTCCAGGGCCTGAAGTTCCCGGATCCGGATTCAAAGATGACCGTAGAGGACGTCCGAGGAGTCCTTGCGATGCAGTATCCGGAGATTGCGACGGCGGCGATCACCGGACCGGAAGCCGTCGGCGACACGATGAAGTATACGTTCGAGCGCGCGATTGGCTCGAAGGGCTGA
- a CDS encoding PRTRC system protein B: protein MEVNVTIGGGQKMTLTGAVLVYRGGNDAFAVWHPAKPGTGAGVPYLGEAESLTTEFLRTLSAGLGTYIAPEILPANVLVRTSELLVWWTAAQHRTLFFGEQSEAGKDLNGKRYPVPPLVFKVSGGCLWVRALEGNERPTARTKLKTAPFWNGNEAGEICIGTMRIPESSGVDGLEGWERGFFQSEFTHANGAARLTSFPGGFLALYRHLAGNRRPFPVEYLTDARETLQQFVERR, encoded by the coding sequence ATGGAGGTCAACGTAACCATTGGTGGCGGCCAGAAAATGACGCTGACCGGAGCAGTTTTGGTATATCGCGGCGGCAACGACGCATTCGCGGTGTGGCATCCTGCGAAGCCGGGGACGGGAGCCGGGGTGCCGTACCTGGGAGAAGCAGAATCGCTAACCACGGAGTTCCTGCGAACGCTGTCGGCAGGGTTGGGTACTTACATTGCGCCGGAGATTTTACCGGCGAATGTGCTGGTTCGCACGTCAGAACTGTTGGTTTGGTGGACAGCGGCTCAACATCGCACGCTGTTCTTCGGTGAACAGAGTGAAGCGGGAAAGGATCTCAACGGCAAACGCTACCCGGTGCCTCCCCTGGTGTTCAAGGTGTCGGGCGGGTGCCTATGGGTCCGTGCCCTGGAAGGGAACGAGCGGCCGACGGCGAGGACGAAACTGAAGACTGCACCGTTTTGGAACGGAAACGAAGCCGGCGAGATCTGCATTGGCACCATGCGGATTCCAGAATCATCGGGTGTCGATGGACTTGAAGGCTGGGAGCGAGGGTTCTTTCAGAGCGAGTTCACGCATGCCAACGGGGCCGCACGTTTGACGTCCTTTCCGGGCGGTTTCCTTGCCCTGTATCGTCACTTGGCTGGCAACCGGAGGCCCTTCCCGGTGGAGTACCTGACGGACGCGCGCGAAACTTTGCAGCAATTTGTGGAACGGAGGTGA
- a CDS encoding PRTRC system ThiF family protein — MAHNLSPELIRRPVRVLVVGCGGNGSAITAGLPYLHQAMLVHGHRGGLEVTLMDGDVVSSTNCVRQPFSQAEIGHSKAVVLVSRLNLFWGLKWHAVPEHFSTQTNVDRVDILIGCVDSRAARKVIAQKVTGRRSDASYWLDLGNHSTGGQFVLGQPWNWRNKRSASRLRTVAELFPELVDPSRDNDGLPSCSAMEALERQEPFVNPTLANHALALLARLFRHGSISYHGAFVNVAGSRVQPLAADPVVWRALQRRGKRHR, encoded by the coding sequence ATGGCGCACAATCTGTCGCCGGAATTGATCCGTCGGCCCGTGCGCGTGCTGGTGGTCGGCTGTGGCGGAAACGGCAGCGCAATCACGGCTGGCTTGCCGTATTTGCACCAGGCGATGCTCGTTCACGGTCACCGCGGCGGACTCGAAGTGACGTTGATGGACGGTGACGTTGTCTCATCAACGAACTGTGTGCGGCAGCCCTTTAGCCAGGCCGAGATCGGACATTCGAAGGCGGTGGTGCTCGTCTCGCGCTTGAACCTCTTCTGGGGCCTGAAGTGGCACGCCGTACCGGAGCACTTCTCAACACAGACGAATGTGGACCGCGTGGACATCCTGATTGGGTGCGTGGATAGTCGGGCAGCGCGGAAAGTGATTGCTCAAAAGGTCACCGGGCGGCGGAGCGACGCTTCATACTGGCTCGACCTTGGAAATCACTCCACGGGCGGGCAGTTCGTGCTCGGCCAGCCTTGGAATTGGCGGAACAAGCGCTCTGCCAGCCGGCTGCGAACTGTCGCGGAATTGTTCCCCGAACTGGTTGATCCGTCACGCGACAACGATGGGTTGCCGAGTTGCAGTGCAATGGAGGCCCTGGAACGACAGGAGCCATTCGTAAATCCGACGCTCGCCAACCATGCATTGGCGCTCCTGGCACGACTGTTCCGGCATGGCTCGATCAGCTACCATGGCGCTTTCGTTAACGTGGCCGGGAGCCGGGTGCAGCCGCTCGCGGCCGATCCGGTCGTGTGGCGTGCGCTTCAAAGAAGGGGGAAGCGTCACCGGTAA